One Alkalinema sp. FACHB-956 DNA window includes the following coding sequences:
- a CDS encoding DNA-binding protein has product MDKDLTSSPLERQNILNNRYALEKLQEHLGLGGTFYDGEWLFTKHQLVEIFGVSGSTIEKYLASHNAELSANGYIVLRGSKLRAFKALIGGTVIDYGTKTSILGVFNFRAMLNLAMVLVESDRARVIRSRILDIVLDVMAERVGGHTKYINQRDCDYLPAAYQEFNYRKEFTNALGDYVEMGKAKYGIYTNKVYQIVFREKAQEYRQILKLSNRENPRDTMYTEVLKAIASVENGLAAEIKAAAERLNRKLRPPEVDNICDEADNNPFLKPIIEDARIKMASRDLGFRDALHHQLEAYIQSVPESDFERFLGEASRSLEEQLSDPEILAVFKRLKDR; this is encoded by the coding sequence ATGGATAAAGATTTAACGTCATCTCCCTTGGAGCGCCAAAATATCCTGAATAATCGTTATGCTCTGGAGAAATTGCAAGAACATCTAGGCTTGGGTGGCACGTTCTATGATGGGGAGTGGCTTTTCACCAAGCACCAGCTTGTTGAGATATTTGGCGTCAGTGGAAGCACGATCGAGAAGTACCTAGCTAGTCATAACGCTGAGCTAAGTGCTAATGGCTATATTGTTCTGCGAGGTTCAAAACTCAGAGCATTCAAGGCTTTGATAGGTGGTACCGTAATTGATTACGGTACCAAAACCTCGATCTTAGGCGTATTCAACTTTAGGGCAATGCTCAATCTTGCTATGGTACTAGTGGAAAGCGATCGTGCTCGTGTCATTCGATCTCGCATCCTCGATATCGTGCTTGACGTAATGGCAGAGCGAGTCGGAGGTCACACAAAATATATAAATCAGAGGGATTGTGACTATCTACCTGCTGCTTATCAAGAATTCAACTATCGTAAAGAGTTCACGAATGCCCTAGGTGACTATGTGGAAATGGGCAAGGCCAAGTACGGTATCTATACTAACAAGGTGTATCAGATTGTTTTCCGAGAAAAGGCTCAGGAATATCGCCAAATACTAAAACTGAGCAACCGAGAAAATCCCCGAGACACTATGTACACCGAAGTTCTCAAGGCTATTGCAAGTGTTGAAAATGGCTTAGCCGCTGAGATCAAGGCTGCGGCTGAGCGGCTGAACCGAAAGTTACGTCCTCCAGAAGTAGATAATATTTGTGATGAGGCTGACAACAATCCATTCTTGAAACCCATCATCGAAGATGCTCGCATCAAAATGGCTAGCCGTGATTTAGGGTTTCGAGATGCTCTTCATCACCAATTAGAGGCATATATTCAGAGTGTTCCAGAAAGTGATTTTGAACGCTTTTTAGGTGAAGCAAGTCGTTCTCTAGAAGAACAACTCTCGGATCCTGAAATTTTGGCGGTATTTAAGCGTTTGAAGGATCGCTAG
- a CDS encoding type II toxin-antitoxin system death-on-curing family toxin has protein sequence MVFYFDIHYAVKVHDWIIEQSGGVFGIQNIGLLESALEHIQNDDYYPELHHKLTHLVFAINKFHAFTDGNKRSSIALGAYLLQINGYEFAIQKFVLEMENIAVWLADGKISKELLTELIESILFEDDFSEALKLKLVLAVNIEEP, from the coding sequence ATGGTCTTCTACTTTGATATTCACTATGCCGTAAAAGTTCATGATTGGATTATTGAACAATCTGGGGGCGTATTTGGGATCCAAAATATAGGTTTACTAGAGAGTGCCCTAGAGCACATCCAAAACGATGATTACTATCCAGAGCTTCATCACAAGCTAACTCACCTTGTCTTTGCAATTAATAAATTCCATGCGTTCACCGATGGCAATAAACGGTCTAGTATTGCGCTTGGTGCTTACTTACTTCAGATTAACGGTTACGAGTTTGCAATTCAGAAATTTGTGCTGGAGATGGAAAATATAGCGGTCTGGCTCGCTGATGGAAAAATCTCTAAAGAATTGCTAACCGAGCTAATTGAGTCAATTCTTTTTGAAGATGACTTCAGTGAAGCATTAAAACTGAAGCTAGTTCTCGCAGTAAATATTGAAGAGCCATAG
- a CDS encoding SpoIID/LytB domain-containing protein, producing the protein MNFPFKRSKTATPPSPTVEPIADANPTPTIDPAVPQPQAAEPCSADYEALVQELTQPTPATPTPSAKQLLRQWVHQHPWIFLPLLGIFPAIAWGLDQHRPPTPPQSTLVNPPSLPASPIPTPASQIPNSTAATTAAKPTASPSPTPVDLSKLTPEQKEMNRRAKALFEATNAPVDAYIEMHVGIAKGNAIVIASSTNGIVSNDKGEKIATMTAGEVYTAQFDGQGISLGSSKLPLGAFITPEPGGLLYVNNRAYRGKLLLAIHQGQLQAVNYVNMRQYLYSVVASEVSPSWSPEALKAQAVAARSYAMTYYFKPAHPLYHLGNDEYFQVYSGIEKEDDRTNQAVDMTSGEYVSYKGGIVESLYAASDDIVAEAFAGKGMSQLGALNLAEQGYKYVQILGSYYPGTKVAKIAKDY; encoded by the coding sequence GTGAACTTCCCATTCAAACGATCGAAAACAGCAACTCCCCCCAGCCCCACCGTGGAGCCCATAGCCGACGCTAACCCCACCCCCACGATCGATCCTGCTGTTCCCCAACCCCAAGCCGCTGAACCCTGCTCCGCCGACTACGAAGCCCTCGTCCAAGAACTCACCCAACCCACCCCAGCCACCCCCACCCCCTCCGCCAAACAACTTCTCCGCCAATGGGTTCACCAACACCCGTGGATCTTCCTCCCCCTCCTCGGCATCTTCCCCGCGATCGCCTGGGGCCTAGACCAACACCGTCCCCCCACCCCGCCCCAATCTACCCTAGTCAACCCTCCCAGCCTCCCAGCCTCCCCAATCCCCACCCCCGCATCCCAAATCCCAAATTCCACCGCCGCCACCACCGCCGCCAAACCCACCGCATCCCCCAGCCCCACCCCCGTCGATCTCTCCAAACTCACCCCCGAACAAAAGGAGATGAACCGCCGCGCCAAGGCTCTGTTCGAAGCGACCAATGCTCCTGTAGACGCCTATATCGAAATGCATGTCGGCATCGCTAAAGGCAACGCGATCGTGATTGCTAGCTCCACCAACGGTATTGTCAGCAACGACAAGGGTGAAAAGATTGCAACCATGACCGCAGGCGAAGTCTACACCGCCCAATTCGACGGCCAAGGCATTAGCCTCGGTAGCTCCAAACTGCCCCTCGGGGCCTTCATCACCCCAGAACCCGGCGGCCTGCTCTACGTCAACAATCGCGCCTATCGCGGCAAACTCCTACTTGCCATTCACCAGGGCCAACTCCAAGCCGTTAACTATGTCAATATGCGTCAGTATCTCTACAGCGTTGTTGCTAGCGAAGTGTCCCCCAGTTGGAGTCCTGAAGCTCTCAAAGCCCAAGCCGTTGCCGCCCGCTCCTACGCTATGACCTACTATTTCAAACCCGCCCACCCGCTCTATCACCTGGGCAACGACGAATATTTCCAAGTCTATAGCGGCATCGAAAAAGAAGACGATCGCACCAACCAAGCCGTAGACATGACTTCTGGAGAATACGTCAGCTATAAAGGCGGCATCGTCGAATCCCTCTACGCAGCTTCCGATGACATCGTAGCCGAAGCCTTCGCAGGCAAAGGTATGAGCCAACTCGGCGCACTCAACCTCGCGGAACAGGGTTACAAATACGTACAAATCCTCGGCTCCTACTACCCCGGTACCAAAGTTGCCAAGATCGCCAAGGACTATTAA
- a CDS encoding Uma2 family endonuclease produces MNVLAEPLTIAASAMLLSDEQFYQLCRQNEALRFELSAEGELIVMSPVGGESGKREMALGSRVWNWNEAAQLGEVFSSSTIFRLPNGAKRSPDVAWVRGDRWASLTREEREQFPPIVPDFVIELRSATDGLASLQRKMVEYRDCGVRLGWLINPQDERVEIYRPGMEVEEVELPAVLSGEDVLLGFELELRRFDPPNPHYEGGL; encoded by the coding sequence ATGAATGTGTTGGCGGAACCGTTGACGATCGCGGCTTCGGCGATGTTGTTGAGTGATGAGCAGTTTTATCAGTTGTGTCGGCAGAATGAGGCGCTACGGTTTGAGCTGTCGGCGGAGGGGGAGTTGATTGTTATGTCGCCGGTGGGTGGGGAAAGTGGCAAGCGGGAAATGGCGCTGGGGTCGCGGGTGTGGAATTGGAATGAGGCGGCGCAGTTGGGGGAAGTGTTTAGTTCTTCGACGATTTTTCGGTTGCCGAATGGAGCAAAGCGATCGCCGGATGTGGCGTGGGTGCGGGGCGATCGGTGGGCGAGTTTGACGCGGGAGGAGCGGGAACAGTTTCCGCCGATCGTTCCGGATTTTGTGATTGAATTACGGTCTGCGACGGATGGGTTGGCGAGTTTGCAGCGGAAGATGGTGGAGTATCGGGATTGTGGGGTGCGGTTGGGCTGGTTGATTAATCCGCAGGATGAGCGGGTGGAGATTTATCGGCCTGGGATGGAGGTGGAGGAGGTGGAGTTGCCTGCGGTGCTGTCGGGGGAGGATGTGCTGCTGGGATTTGAGTTGGAGTTGCGACGGTTTGATCCCCCTAATCCCCATTATGAAGGGGGACTTTGA
- a CDS encoding Uma2 family endonuclease — translation MTVLAEPLTIAASAMLLSDEQFYQLCRQNEALRFELSAEGELIVMSPVGGESGKRESRLIARVDVWNEAAQLGEVFSSSTIFRLPNGAKRSPDVAWVRGDRWASLTREEREQFPPIVPDFVIELRSATDGLASLQRKMVEYRDCGVRLGWLINPQDERVEIYRPGMEVEEVELPAVLSGEDVLLGFELELRRFDPPNPSDSVRH, via the coding sequence ATGACTGTGTTGGCGGAACCGTTGACGATCGCAGCTTCGGCGATGTTGTTGAGTGATGAGCAGTTCTATCAATTGTGTCGTCAGAATGAGGCGTTGCGGTTTGAGCTGTCGGCGGAGGGGGAGTTGATTGTTATGTCGCCAGTGGGTGGGGAAAGTGGGAAGCGGGAGTCGCGGTTAATTGCGCGGGTGGATGTCTGGAATGAGGCGGCGCAGTTGGGGGAGGTGTTTAGTTCTTCGACGATTTTTCGGTTGCCGAATGGGGCGAAGCGATCGCCGGATGTGGCGTGGGTGCGGGGCGATCGGTGGGCGAGTTTGACGCGGGAGGAGCGGGAACAGTTTCCGCCGATCGTTCCGGATTTTGTGATTGAATTACGGTCTGCGACGGATGGGTTGGCGAGTTTGCAGCGGAAGATGGTGGAGTATCGGGATTGTGGGGTGCGGTTGGGCTGGTTGATTAATCCGCAGGATGAGCGGGTGGAGATTTATCGGCCTGGGATGGAGGTGGAGGAGGTGGAGTTGCCTGCGGTGCTGTCGGGGGAGGATGTGCTGCTGGGATTTGAGTTGGAGTTGCGACGGTTTGATCCCCCTAATCCCTCTGATTCAGTGAGACATTGA
- a CDS encoding NACHT domain-containing protein, producing MFFEGLATAGAVGVGQLVFDQVLKLGQAAAEDYVKDFFKDSLKAGVARTKPDVTKKAVASALQEFLAIVVEELEDRELSRAEIRDRYEVNLVQFVQEAAVKPLLGQAFEKDCKQVDTETLAAVWQRSQRKGKPFTPMPEGFDWDGVGSLYLKKVRRIVRETPELRALLEVELQEQQAESLQQLAGVNPGFDVVKYRESLQCSYGYLKLYTLDSTYQADAIKLWRMFIEQTVREALPPLRYEIPLDVKRQLQAEGGLEADLSAEALAVYRQEYFQQPARKVLEAVADAQKAVILGDPGAGKSTLLQYLALEWVEDQGGEGKTQALPLLIELREYVLDGVKGFLEFWHRGKGADWLFDSLQLDQYLQSQPTIVMFDGLDEVFDLATQEAIKDEIVRFSQQYPKAKVLVTSRIIGYNPERLQQAGFQQFTIQPLDREEMHEFIDRWYDLALGSDSDKGRLVTQLKDAIEQSQAIQDLADNPLLLTMMAILNLEPGELPQKRTDLYKRASLLLVSKWDLERKCLPEGWVEPWVKQEILSLIAYEMQVSNEGLRGNLISARRLTQILTSYLQDQCFEAPREKAKKLIEEFRHRNWILCDRGADTYGFVHRTFLEYFCAMEIVHRFEKSRELTFEQLRDEVFGGHWQDETWHEVLRLICGAIDSQFAGQLIESLIGLKRSDRKDSNRLEQELYSISLAIECFAQIHNSQPSQRVSNVLLEATQQVFLAENYSSWYPLELIRMGNAVSSIWKEDQELLEWLISHLESSTPFAIFALSAISKGWRNSIDVPRFLIDLAHKNYTHASSEAVSELARSWKSDPRTLPLLKTLIRQKKNIRQPAIHALARGWKDEPDTLLTLQVIACDGDDPFAQHIAVRGMLTVWEANLDVRKFLLDFVMDDSIHQKEHQTDHPRLVVLISLSDEYPLHPETIELLRDRALNDPDEQLRQWAQEQLQKLENSP from the coding sequence ATGTTTTTTGAGGGATTGGCGACGGCTGGGGCAGTGGGTGTGGGCCAACTGGTGTTTGACCAAGTGCTCAAGCTAGGACAGGCGGCGGCGGAAGATTATGTGAAGGATTTTTTTAAGGATTCGTTGAAGGCCGGGGTGGCACGGACGAAGCCGGATGTGACGAAGAAGGCGGTGGCGAGTGCGTTGCAGGAGTTTCTGGCGATCGTTGTGGAGGAGTTGGAGGATCGGGAACTGTCACGGGCGGAGATTCGCGATCGCTATGAGGTGAATTTGGTGCAGTTTGTGCAAGAGGCTGCGGTGAAGCCGTTGCTGGGGCAGGCGTTTGAGAAGGATTGCAAGCAGGTGGATACGGAGACTCTGGCGGCAGTTTGGCAGCGATCGCAGCGCAAAGGTAAGCCGTTTACGCCGATGCCGGAGGGGTTTGATTGGGATGGGGTGGGCAGTTTGTATTTGAAGAAGGTACGGCGGATTGTGCGGGAGACGCCGGAGTTGCGGGCACTGCTGGAGGTGGAGTTACAGGAGCAGCAGGCGGAGAGTTTGCAGCAGCTTGCGGGGGTGAATCCGGGGTTTGATGTGGTGAAGTACCGGGAGAGTTTGCAGTGTAGCTATGGCTATTTGAAGCTGTATACGTTGGATAGTACCTATCAGGCGGATGCGATCAAGCTGTGGCGGATGTTTATTGAGCAGACGGTGCGGGAGGCGTTGCCGCCGTTGCGCTATGAGATTCCGCTGGATGTGAAGCGGCAGTTACAGGCGGAGGGGGGATTGGAGGCGGATCTGTCGGCGGAGGCGTTGGCGGTATATCGGCAGGAGTATTTTCAGCAGCCTGCGCGGAAGGTTTTGGAGGCGGTGGCGGATGCGCAGAAAGCGGTAATTTTGGGTGATCCGGGGGCGGGGAAATCGACGTTGTTGCAGTATTTGGCATTGGAATGGGTGGAAGATCAAGGGGGTGAGGGGAAGACGCAGGCGTTGCCGTTACTGATTGAGTTACGGGAATATGTGCTGGATGGGGTGAAGGGATTTTTGGAGTTTTGGCATCGGGGCAAGGGAGCGGATTGGCTGTTTGATTCGTTGCAGTTAGATCAGTATTTGCAGTCGCAGCCGACGATCGTGATGTTTGATGGGTTAGATGAGGTGTTCGATCTAGCGACGCAGGAAGCTATCAAAGATGAGATTGTGCGGTTTAGCCAGCAGTATCCCAAGGCGAAGGTTTTGGTGACTTCTCGGATTATTGGCTATAACCCGGAGCGCTTGCAGCAGGCGGGTTTTCAGCAGTTTACGATTCAGCCGTTAGATCGGGAGGAGATGCATGAATTTATCGATCGCTGGTACGATTTGGCGTTGGGCAGCGATTCGGATAAGGGGCGGTTGGTGACGCAGTTGAAGGATGCGATCGAGCAGTCTCAGGCGATTCAAGATTTAGCCGACAACCCATTATTGCTGACAATGATGGCAATTTTGAATCTAGAACCAGGGGAATTGCCACAAAAACGTACTGATTTATATAAGCGTGCATCGTTACTTCTTGTAAGCAAATGGGATTTAGAACGTAAGTGTTTGCCAGAAGGTTGGGTCGAACCATGGGTAAAGCAAGAAATATTGAGTCTAATTGCTTATGAAATGCAAGTGAGCAATGAAGGGTTAAGAGGGAATTTAATTAGCGCAAGACGACTAACACAAATTTTGACAAGTTATTTGCAAGATCAGTGTTTTGAAGCTCCAAGAGAAAAAGCGAAGAAGCTAATTGAAGAATTTCGGCATCGAAATTGGATTTTGTGCGATCGGGGGGCGGATACTTACGGGTTTGTGCATCGCACGTTTTTGGAGTATTTTTGCGCGATGGAGATTGTACATCGATTTGAGAAGTCGCGGGAGTTAACGTTTGAGCAGTTACGGGATGAGGTGTTTGGGGGGCATTGGCAGGATGAGACTTGGCATGAGGTTTTGAGGCTGATTTGTGGAGCGATCGATTCTCAGTTTGCAGGGCAGTTAATTGAATCTTTAATAGGTTTAAAGAGAAGTGATAGAAAAGATAGTAATCGATTAGAGCAAGAGCTTTATAGTATTTCATTGGCAATTGAATGCTTTGCTCAAATACATAATTCTCAGCCATCTCAGAGAGTATCAAATGTTTTATTGGAGGCAACTCAACAAGTCTTTCTGGCAGAAAATTATTCGTCATGGTATCCATTAGAACTTATTCGTATGGGCAATGCTGTTTCATCTATTTGGAAGGAAGATCAGGAGTTGCTGGAATGGCTAATATCTCATCTTGAAAGTTCTACTCCCTTTGCAATATTTGCATTATCAGCAATTTCTAAAGGTTGGCGAAATAGTATTGATGTACCTCGTTTTCTGATTGATCTAGCGCATAAAAATTACACCCATGCATCATCAGAGGCAGTTAGTGAACTAGCTCGAAGTTGGAAGTCTGATCCACGAACCTTACCATTACTCAAAACATTAATTCGCCAGAAAAAAAACATACGTCAACCTGCTATTCATGCATTAGCAAGGGGTTGGAAAGATGAGCCAGATACTTTACTTACTCTTCAGGTTATTGCCTGTGATGGTGATGATCCTTTTGCACAACACATAGCAGTACGGGGAATGCTGACTGTCTGGGAGGCAAATCTTGATGTCAGAAAATTTCTACTTGATTTCGTAATGGATGATTCTATCCATCAGAAGGAGCATCAAACTGATCATCCACGGCTAGTTGTACTCATAAGCCTTTCAGACGAATATCCCCTACATCCCGAAACGATCGAACTATTGCGCGATCGCGCCCTCAACGACCCCGACGAGCAACTCCGCCAATGGGCACAAGAACAACTTCAAAAACTAGAAAATAGCCCTTGA
- a CDS encoding type II toxin-antitoxin system RelE/ParE family toxin, with the protein MVVRFRKQAIKFLQKSNPKLVAEIQEQLNQIDASIELQSIIPFTELDITKMKGDWAGYFRLRIGDIRVIFTVDDESGNVDVYKIGNRGDVYK; encoded by the coding sequence ATGGTGGTCAGATTCCGGAAACAAGCAATTAAGTTTCTCCAAAAATCAAACCCAAAGCTCGTTGCTGAAATTCAAGAACAGCTTAACCAGATTGATGCATCGATCGAACTCCAGTCAATCATCCCTTTCACAGAACTCGACATTACAAAGATGAAAGGAGATTGGGCTGGGTATTTTCGGCTACGTATCGGTGATATTCGAGTCATTTTCACCGTAGATGATGAATCTGGCAACGTCGATGTTTACAAAATAGGCAATCGTGGTGATGTTTACAAGTGA
- a CDS encoding type II toxin-antitoxin system RelE/ParE family toxin produces MTYQVTVPKAVQKQIDALPLEILDRVAEIIQDLAENPRPNGVTKLKGSDRTYRLRVSDYRIVYDIYDKE; encoded by the coding sequence ATGACCTATCAAGTTACTGTTCCCAAAGCTGTCCAAAAACAAATTGATGCACTGCCGCTGGAAATCCTCGATCGTGTTGCAGAAATCATTCAGGATTTAGCTGAAAATCCACGCCCTAATGGTGTTACAAAACTAAAAGGCAGCGATCGTACCTATCGCCTCCGAGTGAGTGATTATCGAATTGTGTACGATATTTACGATAAGGAGTGA
- a CDS encoding PIN domain-containing protein: protein MMKVLIDTNVVLDLLLEREPFVESTFQLFRQIEEGRLEGYVAATTITNIFYIIRKAEGREVAITAIQRILTGLNFCQVDRQVVETSLSLNLKDFEDSIQLACATLNQLEAIITRDHQDFTESSIPVYTPMDLLAQL from the coding sequence ATGATGAAAGTTTTAATTGATACAAATGTTGTTCTCGATTTACTGCTAGAGCGAGAACCCTTTGTTGAATCCACTTTTCAACTTTTTAGACAGATAGAAGAAGGTCGGCTTGAGGGCTACGTTGCTGCGACAACAATTACCAATATTTTTTACATTATTCGTAAAGCTGAAGGGCGGGAAGTTGCTATTACTGCAATCCAGAGAATTTTGACTGGACTCAATTTCTGTCAAGTTGATCGTCAAGTCGTAGAAACATCACTAAGCTTGAATCTCAAGGATTTTGAAGATAGTATTCAACTGGCTTGTGCGACTTTGAATCAACTAGAGGCAATCATTACTCGCGATCATCAAGATTTTACTGAGTCGAGTATACCTGTCTATACTCCGATGGATTTGCTTGCTCAGTTGTGA
- a CDS encoding DUF2281 domain-containing protein: MTAAEKLYALIKVLPDDQVSEVLDFAEFLHQKQLSQASSSQSSSSVPKVAPGTLTGLLGIAKRAGQTLSDEELQADYTDYLTEKYQ; encoded by the coding sequence ATGACTGCTGCTGAAAAACTTTACGCTTTAATCAAGGTTCTTCCAGATGACCAAGTCAGCGAGGTTCTTGATTTTGCTGAATTTTTGCACCAGAAACAACTCAGTCAAGCTTCGAGCAGCCAGTCTTCGAGTAGTGTCCCAAAAGTAGCACCTGGAACGCTAACAGGACTTCTGGGGATTGCGAAACGTGCTGGACAGACTCTCAGTGATGAGGAGTTGCAAGCGGACTATACCGACTACCTTACGGAAAAGTATCAATAA
- a CDS encoding carotenoid oxygenase family protein encodes MVVLLLSICYRSSPMVLKAESNAGSNQTGANQAGAKAWSGAVLHTAQGFGAQGLPVVAGQVPPGLRGTLYRNGPGRLERGDGLRPTGGHRRVGHWFDGDGAILAVKFAAAGVTATYRYVETAGYLAEEQAGRFLYGGYGSHGSDSWVQRWRSLKNAANTSVLALDDRLLALWEGGLPHGLDLQTLETRGLDPLGGLSPQASYSAHPKRDGRTGEIFNFGVAFGRETILHLYRSDRTGQVQQRGQVKLAGIPLLHDFVLAGRYLIFCIPPVQLNLPPVLLKLKTFSEGMQWQPQLGTEIVVCDRESLALVARWRVEPWFQWHFGNGAELADGTVVLDVVRYEDFATNEFLREVATGRVQTVAGARLWRLRLDVARSRVLEAFPLVDRHCEFPVVAPQCVGQPWGETFVNVHRSGVDETMGELFGAIARVDGETGDLTIADCGENRYPTEPIYAPDRENPERGWVLTVVFDGDRGCSEVWVYGAERLAEGPICRLGLPEVIPPSFHGTWQGV; translated from the coding sequence ATGGTTGTCCTGTTGTTATCGATTTGTTATCGATCGAGTCCTATGGTGCTGAAGGCTGAGTCAAACGCTGGGTCAAATCAAACTGGAGCAAATCAAGCTGGGGCAAAAGCTTGGTCAGGGGCGGTGTTGCATACGGCCCAGGGGTTTGGGGCGCAGGGGTTGCCCGTGGTGGCGGGGCAGGTACCGCCAGGGCTGCGGGGAACGCTCTATCGCAATGGGCCGGGGCGGCTGGAACGGGGGGATGGTCTTCGACCGACCGGAGGTCATCGCCGGGTGGGCCATTGGTTTGATGGGGATGGGGCGATTCTGGCGGTTAAGTTTGCGGCGGCGGGGGTGACGGCAACCTATCGCTATGTGGAAACGGCGGGCTACTTGGCGGAGGAGCAGGCGGGGCGGTTCCTCTATGGTGGCTATGGCAGCCACGGGTCAGACAGTTGGGTGCAGCGCTGGCGATCGCTGAAGAATGCGGCGAATACGTCGGTGTTGGCGCTGGACGATCGGCTGTTGGCGCTGTGGGAGGGGGGACTGCCCCACGGGTTGGATTTGCAGACGTTGGAGACGCGGGGGCTGGATCCGTTAGGTGGGTTGTCCCCGCAGGCGAGTTATTCGGCGCACCCCAAGCGGGATGGACGGACGGGGGAGATTTTTAATTTTGGGGTGGCCTTTGGGCGGGAGACGATTTTGCATCTCTACCGCAGCGATCGGACGGGCCAGGTGCAGCAGCGGGGGCAGGTGAAGTTAGCGGGGATTCCGTTGCTCCATGATTTTGTCTTGGCGGGGCGGTATTTGATTTTTTGCATTCCGCCGGTGCAGTTGAATTTGCCGCCGGTGCTGTTGAAGCTGAAGACGTTTTCGGAGGGGATGCAGTGGCAGCCACAGTTGGGGACGGAGATTGTGGTGTGCGATCGGGAGTCCTTGGCATTAGTAGCGCGGTGGCGGGTGGAGCCTTGGTTCCAGTGGCATTTTGGCAATGGGGCGGAACTGGCGGATGGGACGGTGGTGCTGGATGTGGTGCGCTATGAGGATTTTGCGACGAATGAGTTCCTGCGGGAGGTGGCGACGGGGCGGGTGCAAACGGTGGCGGGGGCGCGGTTGTGGCGGTTGCGGTTGGATGTGGCCCGATCGCGGGTCTTAGAAGCGTTTCCGCTGGTCGATCGGCATTGTGAGTTTCCGGTGGTGGCTCCGCAATGCGTGGGGCAACCGTGGGGGGAAACGTTTGTGAATGTGCATCGATCGGGGGTGGATGAGACGATGGGTGAGTTGTTTGGGGCGATCGCGCGGGTGGATGGGGAGACGGGGGATCTGACGATCGCGGATTGTGGGGAGAATCGCTATCCGACGGAGCCGATCTATGCGCCCGATCGGGAGAATCCGGAGCGGGGTTGGGTTTTGACGGTGGTGTTTGACGGCGATCGGGGTTGTAGTGAGGTGTGGGTGTATGGGGCTGAGCGGTTGGCAGAGGGGCCGATCTGTCGGTTGGGGTTGCCGGAGGTGATTCCGCCGAGTTTCCATGGGACTTGGCAGGGTGTTTGA
- a CDS encoding DNA recombination-mediator protein A — protein sequence MSQSIDLPKVDEFLQELATIQQTGSKRVAMLGSRHVPITHQKLIELMTFALVSEGNRVITSGSTGTNFAAIRGALRADPSLLTVILPQSLDRQPTESREQLESVMNLVEHPENNDLSLGEASALCNQEIISRCQQLICFAFHDSRTLLQTCKEAEEQRKVVTIFYFD from the coding sequence TTGAGCCAGTCGATTGATCTACCTAAGGTAGACGAATTTCTACAAGAGCTAGCAACCATTCAGCAGACAGGCTCGAAGCGGGTTGCTATGTTGGGGTCGCGTCATGTACCAATTACGCATCAAAAGCTGATTGAACTCATGACCTTTGCACTGGTGTCTGAAGGGAACCGAGTCATCACTTCGGGGTCAACGGGCACCAACTTCGCCGCAATCCGGGGCGCACTCCGAGCTGATCCATCTCTATTGACCGTGATTTTGCCCCAGAGCCTCGATCGCCAGCCTACGGAATCCCGTGAGCAGCTTGAGAGTGTTATGAACTTGGTGGAACATCCCGAAAACAACGATTTGTCCTTGGGTGAAGCCAGCGCCCTGTGCAACCAAGAGATTATCTCGCGGTGCCAGCAGTTGATTTGTTTCGCCTTCCACGACAGCCGCACCCTGCTGCAAACCTGCAAGGAAGCCGAAGAACAACGCAAGGTCGTCACGATCTTTTATTTTGACTAA
- a CDS encoding MAPEG family protein: MFLSQLPIQTVLLGAIATAAFLVYLPFMAVGYARATKGYDTSAPRAMFDQLPDWGKRATWAHQNGWEAFAIFTAAALMAYVAGVDSDSARWAVVLHLIARTLFPLFYIFNIPPLRSLMFGIGSLASYSLMYLSILQSLSK; this comes from the coding sequence ATGTTTCTTTCTCAATTACCGATACAAACGGTGCTGCTAGGGGCGATCGCCACAGCAGCCTTTTTAGTGTATTTGCCCTTTATGGCGGTGGGCTATGCACGGGCCACTAAAGGCTACGACACCTCGGCTCCCCGCGCCATGTTTGACCAACTGCCAGACTGGGGCAAACGCGCCACCTGGGCTCACCAGAATGGTTGGGAAGCCTTCGCGATTTTTACAGCCGCCGCTCTAATGGCCTACGTTGCGGGGGTAGACTCCGATAGCGCTCGTTGGGCTGTGGTGCTGCATTTGATCGCTCGCACTCTCTTTCCCCTGTTCTATATTTTCAACATCCCACCCCTGCGATCGTTGATGTTTGGGATCGGGTCGTTAGCCAGCTACAGCCTGATGTATTTAAGTATTCTCCAGAGCTTATCGAAGTAA